A DNA window from Haloactinospora alba contains the following coding sequences:
- a CDS encoding HAD family hydrolase: MPTTHRGIITDWGGVLTAPLRETINAWIAADRIDYERYRAVMRSWVDGAYANDGNLPDNPIHALERGELTPAEFERELAAQLRLVDGGPVPADGLIQRMFSGFLPIEEMYATLRQARGHGIVTGLLSNSWGNGYPRERFRETFDAVVISGEVGMRKPEPGIFHRVLDITGLDAAECVFIDDIEHNVQAARDLGMTGILHRDPRRTRAEVQRLCGIAPEGAV, from the coding sequence ATGCCTACTACCCACCGCGGCATCATCACCGACTGGGGCGGTGTGCTCACCGCGCCGCTGCGCGAGACCATCAACGCCTGGATCGCCGCCGACCGGATCGACTACGAGCGCTACCGCGCGGTCATGCGCTCGTGGGTCGACGGCGCCTACGCCAACGACGGCAACCTGCCGGACAACCCCATCCACGCGCTGGAGCGCGGTGAGCTGACCCCGGCCGAGTTCGAACGCGAGCTCGCCGCCCAGCTGCGGCTGGTCGACGGAGGTCCGGTGCCCGCCGACGGGTTGATCCAGCGCATGTTCTCGGGCTTCCTGCCGATCGAGGAGATGTACGCGACGCTGCGCCAGGCCCGCGGCCACGGCATCGTCACGGGACTGCTCTCCAACTCCTGGGGCAACGGCTACCCGCGGGAGCGGTTCCGTGAGACGTTCGACGCCGTCGTGATCTCCGGAGAGGTCGGGATGCGCAAACCGGAGCCCGGCATCTTCCACCGCGTCCTCGACATCACCGGACTGGACGCGGCGGAGTGCGTGTTCATCGATGACATCGAACACAACGTCCAGGCCGCCCGGGACCTGGGCATGACCGGGATACTGCACCGGGACCCCAGACGGACCCGGGCCGAGGTGCAGCGCCTGTGCGGGATCGCGCCGGAGGGCGCCGTGTGA
- a CDS encoding acyl-CoA dehydrogenase family protein gives MDFELSAKAREYLSDLNEFMDSHVYPAEPVYDRWRAEAGPDNHDLPPVVEDLKAEARRRGLWNLFLPDVSGLSVSDYAPLAEVTGRSPGLAPQALNCSAPDTGNMEVLHMFGTQRQRERWLDPLLDGRIRSAFAMTEPDVASSDASNISTSITRDGDSYVVNGRKWWISGAADPRCEVFIVMGKSDPEGPAHRQQSMILVPRDTPGLEIVRSLPVFGYQDQEGHCELRFTDVRVPAENLISGEGEGFAIAQARLGPGRIHHCMRALGMAERALDLLVERANNRVAFGTPLAQQGMVQQQIAESRLAIEQARLLVLKTAWLIDNRGTKEARTEISAIKVAVPRVAADVLDRAIQVHGGGGVSDDFPLARMYAQARAMRIFDGPDEVHLRSVARQETRR, from the coding sequence ATGGACTTCGAACTCAGCGCGAAAGCCCGCGAGTACCTCTCCGACCTCAACGAGTTCATGGACTCCCACGTGTACCCGGCCGAGCCCGTCTACGACCGCTGGCGGGCCGAGGCCGGACCGGACAACCACGACCTTCCCCCCGTCGTCGAGGACCTCAAGGCCGAAGCCCGCCGCCGCGGCCTGTGGAACCTGTTCCTGCCCGACGTCAGCGGCCTGAGTGTCAGCGACTACGCCCCGCTCGCCGAGGTGACCGGCCGTTCGCCCGGCCTCGCTCCCCAGGCGCTGAACTGCTCCGCTCCCGACACCGGGAACATGGAGGTGCTGCACATGTTCGGCACCCAGCGACAACGCGAGCGGTGGCTGGATCCGCTGCTCGACGGGCGTATCCGCTCCGCCTTCGCCATGACCGAACCCGACGTCGCCTCCTCGGACGCGAGCAACATCTCCACCTCCATCACTCGCGACGGGGACAGTTACGTGGTCAACGGGCGCAAATGGTGGATCAGCGGAGCCGCCGACCCGCGCTGCGAGGTCTTCATCGTGATGGGCAAGAGTGACCCCGAGGGCCCCGCCCACCGGCAGCAGTCCATGATCCTGGTGCCGCGCGACACTCCCGGACTGGAGATCGTCCGCTCCCTGCCCGTCTTCGGGTACCAGGACCAGGAGGGCCACTGCGAACTCCGGTTCACCGACGTCCGCGTGCCCGCCGAGAACCTGATCTCCGGCGAGGGCGAGGGTTTCGCCATCGCCCAGGCCCGGCTCGGCCCCGGCCGGATCCACCACTGCATGCGCGCGCTGGGTATGGCCGAACGCGCCCTGGACCTGCTGGTGGAACGCGCCAACAACCGGGTCGCGTTCGGCACCCCGCTGGCACAGCAGGGCATGGTCCAGCAGCAGATCGCCGAGTCGCGGCTGGCCATCGAGCAGGCGCGCCTGCTCGTGCTGAAGACGGCCTGGCTCATCGACAACCGGGGAACCAAGGAGGCGCGCACCGAGATATCGGCGATCAAGGTGGCCGTTCCACGGGTCGCCGCGGACGTCCTCGACCGCGCCATCCAGGTCCACGGCGGCGGCGGGGTGAGTGACGACTTCCCGCTGGCGCGGATGTACGCGCAGGCGCGCGCCATGCGCATCTTCGACGGCCCCGACGAGGTCCACCTGCGTTCCGTGGCGCGCCAGGAGACCAGACGCTGA
- a CDS encoding S1C family serine protease → MPLWVLAVSSLVIALVSATVGGAAGGFLRLEETDGEEQSPTLNSQLPSGEPERDPDTIAGVAQRVSPSVVALQPSSASDGEGGNGSGFVIHDNHVVTNDHVASALKDRNMEAVYSNGDSSGVKVVGTAPSSDLAVLKLTDPVDVQPLEFGNSDDAAVGDQVVAIGAPLGLAGTVTTGIISAVDRPVTVGERDNRTHITALQTDAAINPGNSGGPLIDAQGRVIGVNSAIATMGGGMQNKQGGSIGLGFAIPSAEAEDVVNQLLEDGEVTRAVIGVMLDPRHQEEGALIASDDTAEGDAVKPGGPADEAGLEPGDVITRFQDEKIADSNQLITLVQSKDPGDEVTLTYERDGEEETATLTLGSSTE, encoded by the coding sequence GTGCCGCTGTGGGTCCTGGCTGTCTCGTCGCTGGTCATCGCCCTGGTCTCGGCCACGGTGGGAGGTGCGGCCGGCGGGTTCCTGCGGCTGGAGGAGACGGACGGGGAGGAACAGTCCCCGACGCTCAACAGCCAGCTTCCCAGCGGGGAGCCGGAGCGCGACCCGGACACCATCGCCGGTGTGGCCCAGCGGGTAAGCCCCAGCGTCGTCGCGCTGCAGCCCTCGAGCGCCAGCGACGGGGAGGGCGGTAACGGTTCCGGGTTCGTCATCCACGACAACCACGTGGTGACGAACGACCACGTCGCCTCCGCGCTGAAGGACAGGAACATGGAGGCGGTGTACAGCAACGGCGACTCCTCCGGCGTCAAGGTGGTCGGGACGGCGCCGAGCTCCGACCTCGCCGTGCTCAAGCTGACGGACCCGGTCGACGTGCAGCCGCTGGAGTTCGGCAACTCCGACGACGCCGCCGTCGGCGACCAGGTCGTGGCCATCGGCGCCCCCCTCGGACTGGCGGGCACGGTGACCACGGGAATCATCAGCGCGGTGGACCGGCCGGTGACGGTGGGCGAGCGGGACAACAGGACTCACATCACCGCGCTGCAGACGGACGCCGCCATCAACCCCGGCAACTCCGGCGGCCCCCTCATCGACGCGCAGGGGCGTGTCATCGGGGTCAACTCGGCCATCGCCACCATGGGCGGAGGGATGCAGAACAAGCAGGGCGGAAGTATCGGCCTGGGGTTCGCCATCCCGTCGGCGGAAGCTGAGGATGTGGTGAACCAGCTTCTGGAGGACGGGGAGGTAACCCGTGCCGTGATCGGCGTGATGCTGGACCCGCGCCACCAGGAGGAGGGCGCGCTGATCGCCTCCGACGACACCGCTGAGGGCGATGCCGTGAAACCCGGGGGGCCGGCGGACGAGGCCGGCCTGGAACCGGGGGATGTGATCACCAGGTTCCAGGACGAGAAGATCGCCGACTCCAACCAGCTGATCACTCTCGTCCAGAGCAAGGACCCCGGTGACGAGGTCACACTGACCTACGAGCGCGACGGGGAGGAGGAGACGGCGACCCTCACGCTCGGTTCCTCGACCGAGTAG
- a CDS encoding sigma-E factor regulatory protein RseB domain-containing protein — MRGGNAHRWRFLLSVCLSALLALVALSAASAPDAADVPARGDDDGTGILRRAAKAAQNVSYTGVRSVATRVGSNGVTTERIEVVHRPGEGTRVSAAAGSRRLLLRSSPALLRLDTRALEILESNFRIVRGGSGVVCGRPVTVVKAVREDGTLAGRFWVDDATGLPMRKETRDRAGGVVHATVFATVEIGAAGSSGARADARAEPWDDVVSERERSRLRDAGWHLPERLSWDLRLLNARSTRESGRRVVHLVYSDGVSAVSVFVQRGRLSAESVGTSGGWQPVVVDGGTVYVSDTGQQRRVWESGGYVYTILANAPPAAVETAEERLPGPAEGVWPRVERGFLRMGSWLVG; from the coding sequence GTGAGGGGAGGGAACGCGCACCGTTGGCGTTTCCTGCTCTCCGTGTGCCTGTCAGCCCTGCTGGCCCTGGTCGCGCTGTCCGCAGCGAGTGCTCCGGACGCGGCGGACGTACCCGCCAGGGGTGACGATGACGGTACGGGGATCCTGCGCCGCGCGGCCAAGGCGGCCCAGAACGTTTCCTACACCGGGGTGCGGTCGGTGGCGACACGGGTGGGATCGAACGGTGTCACCACCGAGCGCATCGAGGTCGTCCACCGTCCGGGGGAGGGGACGCGCGTCTCCGCCGCGGCCGGTTCCCGGCGCCTGCTGCTGCGTTCCTCTCCCGCCCTGCTGAGGCTGGACACACGGGCGCTGGAGATCCTGGAGTCCAACTTCCGGATCGTCCGCGGCGGCAGCGGGGTCGTCTGCGGGCGCCCCGTCACCGTGGTGAAAGCCGTCCGGGAGGACGGGACGCTGGCCGGACGGTTCTGGGTGGACGACGCCACCGGGCTGCCGATGCGCAAGGAGACCCGGGACCGCGCGGGAGGTGTCGTGCACGCGACCGTGTTCGCCACGGTCGAGATCGGTGCCGCGGGGAGCTCCGGTGCGCGGGCGGACGCGCGCGCCGAACCGTGGGACGACGTGGTCTCCGAGCGGGAACGGTCCCGGTTGCGGGACGCCGGCTGGCACCTTCCCGAACGTCTCTCCTGGGACCTGCGGCTCCTCAACGCCCGGTCCACCCGGGAGTCCGGGCGGCGCGTGGTGCACCTGGTGTACTCCGACGGGGTGTCGGCGGTGTCGGTCTTCGTGCAGCGGGGCCGGTTGAGCGCGGAATCGGTGGGAACCAGTGGCGGGTGGCAGCCGGTCGTAGTCGACGGCGGCACGGTCTATGTCAGTGACACCGGGCAGCAGCGCCGCGTGTGGGAGTCGGGAGGGTACGTGTACACGATCCTGGCCAACGCCCCGCCCGCGGCCGTCGAGACGGCTGAGGAACGGTTGCCCGGCCCGGCGGAGGGGGTCTGGCCGCGGGTGGAACGCGGCTTCCTCCGGATGGGGTCGTGGCTCGTCGGGTAG
- a CDS encoding anti-sigma factor family protein has protein sequence MDHLGERLSALVDDEMGHAERDRALGHLASCEKCRFEADELRRLKRRLHVVDAPEPSTDFLGRLTAMGGPPSGECDPPDDDPPGRTSRPPTVPGERPGGPEAGDVSPATAVAEKDPSPTGAAAARRRHNRPLSVLRTRWRGTRYAAAGVSALAAVLGSAFIAGGEQQQAPVVRPALADYAAEHAVTAQQATVPDPLPYASTEAAPRQPVGERASGTASTSR, from the coding sequence ATGGACCATTTGGGGGAACGGCTCTCCGCCCTGGTCGACGACGAGATGGGCCACGCCGAGCGGGACCGGGCACTGGGGCACCTGGCCTCGTGCGAGAAGTGCCGGTTCGAGGCGGACGAGCTGCGGCGGCTGAAACGCCGGCTGCACGTGGTGGACGCTCCCGAACCGTCCACGGACTTCCTGGGAAGGCTGACGGCGATGGGCGGCCCCCCGAGCGGGGAGTGCGACCCTCCCGACGACGATCCGCCGGGGCGGACGTCCCGCCCCCCGACGGTTCCGGGGGAACGGCCCGGAGGGCCGGAGGCCGGTGACGTGTCGCCGGCCACGGCGGTGGCCGAGAAGGACCCGTCCCCGACCGGAGCCGCGGCTGCGCGCCGTCGGCACAACCGCCCCCTGTCGGTGTTGCGTACCCGCTGGCGCGGAACCCGTTACGCCGCCGCGGGAGTATCCGCCCTCGCTGCGGTGCTGGGAAGCGCCTTCATCGCCGGAGGTGAGCAGCAACAGGCTCCCGTGGTCCGGCCGGCGCTCGCGGACTACGCCGCCGAGCACGCGGTCACCGCCCAGCAGGCCACCGTGCCGGACCCGCTGCCCTACGCGAGCACTGAGGCCGCCCCGCGGCAACCGGTCGGGGAGCGTGCCTCCGGTACGGCCTCCACGTCCCGGTGA
- the sigE gene encoding RNA polymerase sigma factor SigE has protein sequence MGAARGTEPKGASVADAVSAVDFEDWQPPSWDEVVREHSSRVYRLAYRLTGNRHDAEDLTQEVFIRVFRSLANYTPGTFEGWLHRITTNLFLDMARRRARIRFEGFGDNPEERLRGREPSPAQSYDDRHFDADIQGALDALPAEFRAPVVLCDIEGLSYEEIAATLGVKLGTVRSRIHRGRAQLRGALEHRRRLAAQRDSAAGPEPEDAFGDASAAAQLGTREVE, from the coding sequence CTGGGGGCCGCGCGTGGTACGGAACCGAAGGGAGCATCGGTGGCAGACGCTGTCTCTGCCGTGGATTTCGAGGACTGGCAGCCACCAAGCTGGGACGAGGTCGTCCGGGAGCACTCCTCCCGCGTGTACCGGCTGGCATACCGCCTCACCGGCAACCGGCACGACGCCGAGGACCTCACACAGGAGGTCTTCATCCGCGTGTTCCGTTCGCTGGCCAACTACACCCCCGGAACGTTCGAGGGGTGGCTGCACCGGATCACCACGAACCTCTTCCTGGACATGGCGCGCCGCAGGGCCCGGATCCGGTTCGAGGGATTCGGCGACAATCCGGAGGAGCGGTTGCGGGGCCGGGAACCCTCACCGGCCCAGTCGTACGACGACCGGCACTTCGACGCCGACATCCAGGGGGCGCTGGACGCGCTACCCGCCGAGTTCCGCGCTCCCGTGGTGCTGTGTGACATCGAGGGGCTCTCCTACGAGGAGATCGCCGCCACGCTCGGAGTGAAGCTGGGAACGGTGCGCAGCCGGATCCACCGCGGGCGGGCGCAGCTGCGGGGGGCGCTGGAGCACCGGCGCCGCCTGGCCGCCCAGCGGGACTCCGCGGCCGGTCCGGAACCGGAGGACGCGTTCGGGGACGCCAGCGCGGCGGCACAGCTAGGGACCCGGGAGGTGGAGTGA
- a CDS encoding O-methyltransferase, with amino-acid sequence MEPARRPHIHPHHAREAIIASRDETLAYIEQYATEDAPLSSAREAGQHAHVPCVSAASGAALRFLAAAIGARSAVEVGTGCGSSGIWLLRGMPADAILTSVDVEPEYQEIAKDAYRRAGFTTNRTRLIQGRALDVLPRLTDAAYDMVFIDAARTEYPGYLTESLRLLRPGGIVVFNNALEAAPLSDSPLSASDAATAAIREVGRLIRENEALIPLLLPVGEGLLAAIRSHDAEEA; translated from the coding sequence ATGGAGCCCGCCCGGCGACCACACATCCATCCGCACCACGCACGGGAGGCCATCATCGCCAGCCGAGACGAGACACTCGCCTACATCGAACAGTACGCCACCGAGGACGCCCCCCTGTCGTCGGCGCGTGAGGCCGGCCAACACGCCCACGTCCCCTGCGTCAGCGCGGCCAGCGGAGCGGCGCTGCGGTTCCTGGCCGCGGCGATCGGGGCGCGGAGCGCTGTCGAGGTCGGGACGGGATGCGGCAGCTCCGGTATCTGGCTGCTGCGCGGCATGCCGGCGGACGCCATCCTCACCAGCGTCGACGTCGAACCCGAGTACCAGGAGATCGCCAAGGACGCCTACCGCAGAGCGGGATTCACCACGAACCGGACGCGGCTCATCCAGGGACGGGCCCTGGACGTCCTGCCGCGGCTCACCGACGCCGCCTACGACATGGTGTTCATCGACGCCGCCCGCACGGAGTACCCGGGCTACCTCACCGAGTCCCTGCGGCTCCTGCGCCCCGGCGGGATCGTGGTGTTCAACAACGCGCTCGAGGCGGCGCCGCTCTCCGACAGCCCACTGAGCGCCTCCGACGCGGCGACCGCGGCGATCCGCGAGGTGGGGCGGCTCATCCGGGAGAACGAGGCGCTGATTCCGCTGCTCCTACCCGTCGGCGAGGGGCTCCTCGCCGCGATCCGCTCCCACGACGCGGAGGAGGCCTAG
- a CDS encoding leucyl aminopeptidase, translated as MSIATEIRPSSGSIAASAAELVALPVRSGPQGPEVETAASGMSPEELRTRLPAPLPALVDHYGLTGKAGEVVQLPVDLGNGLVRLALLGVGSASDSDLRAAGAALARAAKGRDRAAVALPEGSESAVPEPGAAAFAEGALLASYTFSLASSPSRPESVAVIELFTSDPRGAEEPVRQGAALAHATARARDLVNTPSNEKGPSWLAEQAQRVGGETGLEVSVRGQHELEAEGFGAILAVGRGAERPPRLVQLSYEPADPLSHVVLVGKGITFDTGGLSLKPNDNMKLMKTDMTGSAVVLGVMSALAELGARVRVTALLAVAENSLSGSAMRPGDVLTTYGGRTVEVLNTDAEGRLVMADALAYADAALDPDAVVDVATLTGAAKLALGTGTGALFSTDDTLSAGLEEAALRSDEPVWRMPLVEEYRDTLRSRVADLANIGTSSDYGNPGATDAAMFLREFTGGRRWAHLDIAGPGRSSSDEGVVTKGGTGFATRSLLRWLTRGSV; from the coding sequence GTGTCCATCGCAACGGAGATCCGCCCGTCCTCGGGAAGTATCGCCGCGTCGGCCGCTGAACTGGTGGCCCTGCCCGTCCGCTCGGGTCCCCAGGGCCCTGAGGTGGAGACGGCCGCCTCGGGGATGAGCCCCGAGGAGCTGCGAACGCGGTTGCCCGCCCCGCTCCCCGCGCTGGTGGACCACTACGGGCTCACCGGCAAGGCCGGGGAGGTGGTGCAGCTACCGGTGGATCTCGGGAACGGACTCGTCCGGCTGGCCCTTCTCGGGGTCGGGTCCGCGTCGGACTCCGACCTGCGCGCGGCCGGTGCCGCGCTGGCCCGGGCGGCCAAGGGGCGCGACCGCGCGGCGGTGGCGCTGCCCGAGGGGTCCGAGAGCGCGGTGCCGGAGCCGGGTGCGGCCGCCTTCGCGGAAGGCGCGCTGCTGGCCTCCTACACGTTCTCGCTGGCGTCGTCCCCTTCCCGACCGGAATCCGTTGCCGTGATCGAGCTGTTCACCAGCGATCCGCGGGGTGCCGAGGAGCCCGTGCGCCAGGGAGCGGCGCTCGCGCACGCCACTGCCCGGGCGCGCGACCTGGTCAACACGCCCTCGAACGAGAAGGGGCCCTCCTGGCTGGCGGAGCAGGCGCAGCGGGTCGGCGGGGAAACCGGCCTGGAGGTGTCCGTTCGTGGGCAACACGAGCTGGAGGCCGAGGGGTTCGGGGCGATACTGGCCGTGGGACGGGGCGCGGAGCGGCCACCGCGCCTGGTCCAGCTGTCCTACGAGCCCGCGGACCCGCTCTCCCACGTCGTCCTGGTGGGCAAGGGGATCACGTTCGACACGGGTGGTCTGTCGTTGAAGCCCAACGACAACATGAAGCTCATGAAAACCGACATGACCGGTTCGGCCGTGGTGCTGGGCGTGATGTCGGCGCTGGCGGAACTGGGTGCGCGGGTGCGGGTCACCGCACTGCTCGCGGTAGCGGAGAACTCCCTGTCCGGAAGCGCGATGCGCCCGGGCGACGTGCTCACCACCTACGGCGGCCGCACGGTCGAGGTGCTCAACACGGACGCCGAGGGCCGGCTGGTGATGGCCGACGCCCTCGCCTATGCCGACGCCGCGCTGGACCCGGACGCGGTGGTGGACGTGGCCACCCTGACCGGAGCGGCGAAGCTGGCGCTGGGTACCGGCACCGGTGCGCTTTTCAGCACGGACGACACCCTGTCGGCCGGTCTGGAGGAGGCCGCGCTGCGTTCGGACGAGCCGGTGTGGCGGATGCCGCTCGTCGAGGAGTACCGGGACACGCTGCGCTCCCGGGTGGCCGACCTGGCCAACATCGGCACCAGCTCCGACTACGGCAATCCCGGCGCCACCGACGCGGCGATGTTCCTCCGGGAGTTCACCGGAGGGCGCCGGTGGGCCCACCTGGACATCGCCGGTCCGGGCCGCTCCTCCAGCGACGAGGGCGTGGTGACCAAGGGAGGGACCGGCTTCGCCACCCGGTCGCTGCTGCGTTGGCTGACGCGGGGATCTGTCTGA
- a CDS encoding DUF3117 domain-containing protein: MAAMKPRTGDGPMEVTKEGRGIIMRIPLEGGGRLVVELTQEEAKELQETLDGALG, translated from the coding sequence ATGGCGGCGATGAAGCCGAGGACCGGTGATGGACCCATGGAGGTCACCAAGGAGGGTCGCGGCATCATCATGCGAATTCCGTTGGAGGGCGGGGGGCGCCTCGTCGTCGAACTCACCCAAGAGGAAGCTAAGGAGCTCCAGGAGACACTGGACGGCGCCCTCGGCTGA
- a CDS encoding enoyl-CoA hydratase-related protein — MPESDSANVAYDLSDGVATITLNRPDAMNSLTTATKEELLAAVERAKNDPGARAVVLTGSGKAFSAGQDLQEHADALGSGEGLGGTVRKHYNPIVLGLTRMPKPVIAAVNGVAAGAGASFAFACDMRVVSDRSSFLMAFANVGLGSDSGASWTLPRLVGHARAMELLTLAEPIKAQRALEIGLVNQVVPEEELAATARGLAERLANGPTVAYAAIKAELTYGSGLDLESALEMEANLQEQCAQTTDHTNATLAFLNKETPTFDGQ; from the coding sequence GTGCCCGAATCAGACAGTGCCAATGTCGCCTACGACCTTTCGGACGGCGTCGCCACGATCACACTCAACCGACCCGACGCGATGAACTCGCTCACCACGGCCACCAAGGAGGAGCTGCTGGCCGCGGTCGAACGCGCCAAGAACGATCCCGGCGCTCGGGCCGTCGTACTGACCGGAAGCGGGAAGGCGTTCTCCGCCGGGCAGGACCTGCAGGAGCACGCGGACGCCCTCGGTTCCGGAGAGGGCCTCGGCGGCACGGTACGCAAGCATTACAACCCGATTGTCCTCGGTCTCACGCGGATGCCCAAACCGGTGATCGCCGCCGTGAACGGGGTGGCCGCGGGCGCCGGGGCCTCTTTCGCCTTCGCCTGCGACATGCGGGTGGTCTCGGACAGGTCGTCGTTCCTGATGGCATTCGCCAACGTCGGCCTGGGCTCCGACAGCGGCGCTTCCTGGACCCTGCCGCGGCTGGTGGGGCACGCGCGTGCCATGGAGCTGCTCACCCTCGCCGAACCGATCAAGGCCCAGCGGGCGCTGGAGATCGGTCTGGTCAACCAGGTGGTTCCGGAGGAGGAGCTGGCTGCCACCGCACGCGGCCTCGCCGAACGGTTGGCCAACGGACCCACGGTGGCCTACGCCGCCATCAAGGCCGAACTGACGTACGGTTCCGGCCTGGATCTGGAGAGCGCGCTGGAGATGGAGGCCAACCTTCAGGAACAGTGCGCCCAGACCACGGACCACACGAACGCCACCCTCGCCTTCCTCAACAAGGAGACCCCCACGTTCGACGGGCAGTAG
- a CDS encoding DNA-3-methyladenine glycosylase I has protein sequence MTADPDTGARPGPDGRPRCHWALATRDEREYHDTEWGHTVRDDQGMFERISLEGFQAGLSWLTVLRKREALREVFAGFDPSTVAAYTPADVERMLTDARLIRSRAKIEAVISNARAALDLPGGLAGFVWSYAPDRAPVPRTPAEVPATTPESTAMAAALKRRGFRFVGPTTAYAAMQATGMVDDHLADCFLRRPSSP, from the coding sequence GTGACCGCCGATCCCGACACGGGCGCGCGTCCCGGTCCCGACGGGCGGCCGCGCTGCCACTGGGCGCTTGCCACCCGGGACGAACGGGAGTACCACGACACCGAGTGGGGACACACGGTGCGTGACGACCAGGGAATGTTCGAACGGATCTCCCTGGAAGGGTTCCAGGCGGGGCTCTCCTGGCTGACCGTGCTGCGCAAGCGGGAGGCGCTGCGGGAGGTGTTCGCGGGGTTCGACCCGTCGACGGTCGCCGCCTACACTCCGGCGGACGTGGAGCGGATGCTCACCGACGCGCGGCTGATCCGCAGCCGGGCCAAGATCGAGGCCGTGATCTCCAACGCCCGCGCCGCCCTGGACCTGCCGGGCGGGCTCGCCGGGTTCGTGTGGAGCTATGCTCCCGACCGCGCCCCGGTTCCGCGCACACCGGCGGAGGTTCCGGCCACGACACCGGAAAGCACGGCCATGGCGGCCGCGTTGAAACGTCGCGGGTTCCGGTTCGTGGGACCGACCACCGCCTACGCCGCGATGCAGGCGACCGGCATGGTCGACGACCACCTGGCCGACTGCTTCCTCCGCCGGCCGTCCAGCCCCTGA
- a CDS encoding LOG family protein produces MTEFENVRRAGPLTYHGRAIPETTTDQRLLDRRGPADWVHTDPWRVLRIQSEFVEGFGLLAELGQAVSVFGSARVKPGTARYALGQSIGEKLASSGYTVITGGGPGIMEAANKGAHQVGGTSVGLGIELPFEQSLNEYIDMGVTFRYFFVRKTMFVKYSQAFVVLPGGFGTLDELFEAITLVQTGKVTRFPVVLVGSQFWGGLRDWIRGTLLEEGVISENDPDLMHLTDDPDEVVDIIHKAHIDLARREFESGQVHGTAVDVEAAQRAAPE; encoded by the coding sequence ATGACGGAATTCGAGAATGTTCGGCGAGCAGGACCACTGACGTACCACGGCCGCGCGATTCCCGAGACCACGACGGACCAGCGGCTGCTGGACCGGCGCGGCCCGGCCGACTGGGTACACACGGACCCCTGGCGGGTGCTGCGCATCCAGTCGGAGTTCGTTGAGGGGTTCGGCCTGCTCGCGGAGCTGGGTCAGGCAGTGAGCGTGTTCGGCTCGGCGCGGGTCAAGCCCGGCACCGCCCGTTACGCCCTGGGCCAGTCCATCGGGGAGAAGCTCGCCTCGTCCGGCTACACGGTGATCACCGGTGGCGGTCCCGGGATCATGGAGGCCGCGAACAAGGGAGCGCACCAGGTCGGCGGCACCTCGGTCGGACTCGGCATCGAGCTTCCGTTCGAGCAGTCCCTCAACGAGTACATCGACATGGGCGTCACCTTCCGGTACTTCTTCGTGCGCAAGACCATGTTCGTGAAGTACTCCCAGGCGTTCGTGGTGCTGCCGGGCGGCTTCGGGACCCTGGACGAGCTCTTCGAGGCGATCACGCTGGTGCAGACCGGCAAGGTGACCCGCTTCCCGGTGGTCCTGGTGGGCAGCCAGTTCTGGGGCGGGCTGCGCGACTGGATCCGCGGAACCCTCCTCGAGGAGGGGGTGATCTCCGAGAACGACCCGGACCTGATGCACCTGACGGACGACCCGGACGAGGTCGTCGACATCATCCACAAGGCGCACATCGATCTTGCCCGCCGCGAGTTCGAGTCGGGCCAGGTGCACGGGACCGCCGTCGACGTGGAGGCCGCCCAACGGGCCGCCCCGGAGTAG